In a single window of the Coprothermobacter proteolyticus DSM 5265 genome:
- a CDS encoding DUF979 domain-containing protein — MQVASIVTLDNIYFLTGLVLIIVSVYTVFDKGNPARYTTALFWTLFGLTFMAPIIHLPDTVVGAFLVVMALLSGFKQIRVGSAKESSVEYRTAQRDKWGNKLFIPILIIPIVTFAVAQFTKLGALMGLGLASIAAIIVAMIMFREGFGNTMQEGRRLIDAVGAAATLPQLLAALGAVFNAAGVGAVVASLISAVVPTQYALGTLAAYFIGMSLFTIIMGNAFAAFAVITTGIGIPLVIEMHGANPAILGTLGMLAGYCGTLISPMAANFNIVPVALLEMKDNFGVIKRQAPVAVVMWITILIFAYIILF; from the coding sequence ATGCAAGTGGCTAGCATAGTTACCTTGGACAACATATATTTTCTTACTGGATTAGTTCTTATCATTGTATCTGTTTACACAGTTTTTGATAAAGGGAATCCTGCACGTTATACCACGGCGCTATTTTGGACACTTTTTGGGCTGACGTTCATGGCACCGATTATTCACCTTCCTGATACCGTAGTCGGAGCTTTTCTCGTTGTTATGGCTTTGTTGTCAGGGTTTAAGCAAATTAGAGTGGGATCTGCTAAAGAATCAAGCGTGGAGTACAGAACTGCGCAAAGGGATAAGTGGGGAAACAAGCTGTTTATACCTATTCTGATCATACCCATTGTAACGTTTGCGGTTGCTCAGTTTACAAAGTTAGGTGCTTTGATGGGACTGGGGCTGGCATCTATAGCGGCCATAATCGTCGCCATGATAATGTTCCGGGAAGGTTTTGGCAATACCATGCAGGAGGGACGTAGACTCATTGATGCTGTGGGTGCAGCAGCCACGTTGCCTCAGCTCTTGGCTGCGCTAGGTGCTGTTTTTAATGCTGCTGGTGTAGGTGCGGTGGTGGCTTCGCTCATATCCGCAGTGGTGCCAACGCAATATGCTTTGGGTACTCTTGCTGCCTATTTTATTGGTATGTCCTTGTTCACAATAATAATGGGGAATGCATTTGCTGCCTTTGCTGTGATCACTACAGGTATAGGCATACCTTTGGTTATTGAAATGCACGGTGCAAATCCTGCGATTTTGGGTACATTAGGTATGCTCGCAGGTTACTGCGGAACACTGATCAGTCCAATGGCTGCGAACTTTAATATTGTTCCAGTGGCTTTGCTAGAAATGAAGGACAATTTCGGGGTTATAAAGCGGCAGGCTCCTGTTGCTGTGGTGATGTGGATCACCATTTTGATTTTTGCGTACATAATCTTGTTTTAA
- a CDS encoding ferredoxin domain-containing protein, whose translation MVSLNPELEQNVLIEVAKRMCIAARTAPKANGKDFLITAILSGEELKPLQEEMKRYGEENHFQYFIRDAENIEGKVVVLIGTKLKNPDESVESYTSSAVDLGIAIGSAVSVAADLRVDNRVMYSVGKAALNIGILGEDVKIAYGIPLSISGKNPFFDRR comes from the coding sequence ATGGTGAGTTTGAATCCGGAACTAGAACAGAATGTCCTAATTGAGGTAGCAAAGAGGATGTGCATTGCCGCTAGAACTGCTCCCAAAGCAAACGGAAAAGATTTCTTGATTACCGCTATACTAAGCGGTGAAGAGCTAAAGCCTTTGCAAGAAGAAATGAAGCGATATGGCGAAGAAAATCATTTTCAGTACTTTATCAGAGATGCAGAAAACATTGAAGGAAAAGTGGTTGTCCTCATAGGAACCAAACTGAAAAACCCCGATGAGAGCGTAGAAAGTTACACATCTTCGGCCGTAGACCTTGGCATTGCCATAGGTTCAGCTGTGTCCGTTGCTGCCGACCTCCGGGTAGACAACCGTGTTATGTACTCTGTGGGAAAAGCGGCCCTAAACATAGGGATTTTGGGAGAAGATGTAAAAATTGCCTATGGTATCCCGCTAAGTATTAGTGGCAAGAATCCTTTTTTCGATAGGAGATAG
- a CDS encoding HD domain-containing phosphohydrolase yields MTYNSDFVISLVEPVSALAEVVDLSDPRLVRHQEQVAYIALAIAEELRLPSYEQCQIALAGELHDIGFLSLEDRLKFTEQTFEVNETYNHELIGYALLRKLDPLKEAADMIRFHHLPWNNGKGKTVNGIDVPLGSHIINLADRIAVSIDRRKDVLGQADAITERISNYSGTLFHPDAVKAFLSLSRMEYFWLDASSSYCGRIVQRKLEPLNIWLNMRDLIMLAEVFAQIIDFRSPFTAQHSSGVAATAGALARLAGFSANECQLIQVAGYLHDIGKLAIPGNILEKPCELDETEKRIMKSHVYYTYHTLENIHGFETINTWASLHHERLDGTGYPFHLTAVDLPLGSRIMAVADVFTAIMEDRPYRKGMPSESALELLDKMTKSALDPHVVSILIDNLEEVNAIRMAAQTLAEKRYHSFRTEISKSSPIS; encoded by the coding sequence ATGACTTACAATAGCGACTTTGTAATTTCTCTAGTGGAACCAGTTTCGGCATTAGCAGAAGTGGTGGACCTATCAGATCCTAGGTTGGTTAGACATCAAGAACAGGTAGCTTACATCGCCCTTGCCATTGCTGAAGAACTCAGGCTTCCAAGTTATGAACAATGTCAGATAGCCTTAGCTGGTGAACTTCATGACATTGGTTTTCTATCTTTGGAGGATAGGCTAAAGTTTACCGAGCAAACTTTTGAAGTGAATGAAACCTATAACCATGAGCTCATTGGGTACGCTCTGCTGCGAAAACTGGATCCACTAAAAGAAGCGGCAGACATGATTCGTTTTCACCACTTGCCCTGGAATAACGGGAAAGGCAAAACTGTTAACGGCATCGATGTACCTCTGGGCAGTCACATCATAAATTTGGCCGACAGAATAGCCGTTTCCATTGATAGAAGAAAAGACGTGCTAGGGCAGGCAGATGCAATAACTGAGAGAATCTCTAATTACTCGGGAACACTGTTTCATCCAGATGCAGTTAAAGCGTTCTTGTCTTTATCAAGAATGGAATATTTCTGGCTGGATGCTTCGTCTTCATACTGCGGACGCATTGTGCAACGTAAACTTGAACCACTCAATATCTGGTTAAACATGAGAGACCTGATAATGCTAGCCGAGGTTTTTGCGCAGATTATTGATTTCAGAAGTCCATTCACAGCTCAGCATTCTAGCGGCGTTGCCGCAACAGCTGGTGCACTAGCTCGTTTAGCCGGTTTTTCTGCTAATGAATGCCAGCTCATACAAGTTGCAGGATACTTGCATGACATTGGCAAGCTTGCCATACCTGGTAATATACTTGAAAAACCTTGCGAATTAGACGAAACTGAGAAACGCATTATGAAAAGCCATGTCTACTATACCTACCACACACTTGAAAACATTCACGGGTTTGAGACCATAAATACTTGGGCTTCTCTGCACCACGAACGACTTGATGGCACAGGCTATCCTTTCCACCTGACAGCTGTCGACCTTCCCTTAGGTTCAAGAATCATGGCTGTTGCTGACGTCTTCACAGCAATCATGGAGGATAGACCATACAGAAAGGGTATGCCTTCAGAAAGCGCTCTGGAACTCTTGGACAAGATGACCAAATCAGCTTTAGATCCCCATGTGGTTTCCATTCTCATAGACAACTTAGAAGAAGTAAATGCCATAAGAATGGCAGCTCAAACGTTGGCAGAAAAACGTTACCATTCTTTCCGCACTGAAATATCAAAATCGTCCCCTATTTCATAA
- a CDS encoding alpha-ketoacid dehydrogenase subunit beta has protein sequence MSQKMFVQAINEALREELRRDPNVFMMGENLELGMFGAEAGLYEEFGFERIRYTPISEAGFTGLATGASLLGMRPVVEYGAASFMYVAADQMISVAGRLRYATGGDVCVPVTYLAMSMGGGGAGPQHSDNICSLFVHYPGFKVVYPSTPYDAKGLLKSAIRDDNPVVFAYDIRSAMVKGEVPDEEYLVPIGKGDIKREGKDVTVVAAGSTNTMALEAADELAKEGISVEVVDPRTIKPLDKELILSSLEKTGRLVVCLDDYRDSSFASDVAAIAADEGFKFLKAPVKRVARAQVPPPYTTVLEREVMPDKDKIARAIREVLQ, from the coding sequence ATGAGTCAGAAGATGTTCGTGCAGGCAATAAATGAAGCTTTAAGAGAGGAACTCCGGCGAGACCCTAATGTGTTTATGATGGGTGAGAACTTGGAGTTGGGCATGTTTGGTGCTGAGGCAGGGCTATATGAAGAATTTGGCTTCGAGCGGATAAGGTATACACCTATTTCTGAAGCTGGGTTTACGGGGCTTGCCACAGGTGCGTCACTATTAGGGATGAGACCTGTGGTGGAATATGGAGCAGCGAGTTTCATGTACGTGGCAGCAGACCAAATGATCTCAGTTGCTGGGCGCCTCAGATACGCAACCGGGGGAGATGTATGCGTGCCAGTTACTTACCTGGCTATGAGCATGGGTGGTGGAGGTGCTGGACCTCAACACTCCGATAACATATGCTCACTATTTGTTCACTATCCGGGATTCAAAGTAGTGTATCCCTCCACACCATATGATGCAAAGGGACTGCTTAAGAGTGCCATACGTGATGATAACCCAGTAGTCTTTGCCTATGACATAAGATCTGCCATGGTGAAAGGTGAGGTGCCAGATGAGGAATACTTAGTACCCATAGGCAAAGGCGACATAAAAAGAGAAGGTAAAGATGTCACAGTAGTAGCTGCTGGATCCACGAACACAATGGCCCTGGAGGCTGCTGACGAACTGGCTAAAGAAGGCATTTCCGTAGAAGTCGTTGATCCGAGGACTATAAAACCTTTGGACAAAGAACTAATCCTCAGCTCTTTGGAGAAGACTGGAAGATTGGTAGTCTGTTTAGACGATTACAGGGATAGTTCTTTTGCTTCGGACGTAGCTGCCATTGCCGCTGATGAGGGATTTAAATTCTTGAAAGCTCCTGTAAAGCGAGTTGCTAGAGCACAGGTGCCACCTCCATATACAACCGTACTTGAAAGAGAAGTTATGCCTGACAAGGACAAAATAGCGAGGGCTATTAGAGAAGTATTGCAGTAA
- a CDS encoding calcium-translocating P-type ATPase, PMCA-type, with translation MLLNKDFLERGLSSEEVAEAQKKYGPNKLPEAKKETLLQQFIDQFKSFLIIVLIAAAVISAFFGELIDTLAIIAVVLLNAILGVTQQRRAEAALEAVKKLANPTTKVIRDGKLQVIDSEEVTVGDLVVLEAGDKVSCDGIILEERSLYLDESTLTGESVSVKKDAVDPSSDKPTEKNMVFMGTAVTKGRAKVLVTAIGAETELGKIATKIREVKKEKTPLERQLDTLGRLLGVLFLIVSAVVFAMGVFLQGASVTDMLLTAISLAVAAIPEGLPAVVTIVLALGVADMAERNAVVRNLPAVETLGAVTHICTDKTGTLTQNRMTLVGAWFSDKYVEEEQVSQQALEEELLRAMILCNDATNSAGDPTEIALISFLDEGLVEDVRNKLPRVHEIPFTSETKRMTTVHQVDGRFLVVSKGAIEVILSLCNSELLDGEVKPLPKERKRLILQQSEELASQGLRILGFAQKVIEGSLPKEDSEIEKDLTFLGFVAMKDPLRPEVKDAVDKCREAGIRPIMITGDHPVTAYAIARELDFPEGKVITSAELATMSDEELQQTVQDISIFARINPLDKLRIVEALQKRDEVVAMTGDGVNDAPALKKADIGVSMGKSGTEVAKEASDMVLMDDNFATLVDAVFEGRTIYENMRKFIVYLLSCNVGEVLIMFTAILLGFPPPLIPLQLLWLNLVTDSFPALALGMEPGEPHLMRAKPRGHKEPILTRYHYGIIAVQSIAITAATLIGFVIGLNRVGSVEEARTIAYMVLVLSELIRAFSARSFEGYVFKMGLFSNRFLAYSTLIGIALMLVTVYVPPIAAVFKNVPPTSTEFAYIIVLALVPFTISEIAKIFRKNEMGL, from the coding sequence GTGTTACTTAACAAAGATTTCCTGGAACGAGGTTTAAGTAGCGAAGAAGTTGCTGAGGCACAGAAAAAATACGGACCTAACAAACTTCCTGAGGCAAAAAAGGAAACGCTACTGCAACAATTTATCGACCAATTCAAGAGCTTCCTGATTATCGTGCTTATAGCGGCCGCTGTTATTTCTGCGTTCTTCGGTGAACTCATTGATACGCTCGCCATTATCGCTGTGGTGTTGCTGAATGCCATTTTGGGGGTGACCCAGCAAAGACGTGCTGAGGCTGCTTTAGAGGCAGTTAAGAAACTGGCAAACCCCACTACAAAAGTCATACGTGACGGGAAACTTCAAGTCATTGATTCTGAGGAAGTTACAGTAGGCGATTTGGTGGTGTTAGAAGCCGGTGATAAGGTAAGCTGCGACGGCATCATTCTAGAAGAACGTTCCCTTTATTTGGATGAATCAACTCTAACTGGTGAATCAGTATCGGTAAAGAAGGATGCGGTAGATCCCAGTAGCGACAAACCCACTGAAAAGAATATGGTATTCATGGGAACCGCAGTCACAAAAGGCAGAGCAAAGGTCTTGGTTACCGCAATAGGCGCCGAGACTGAGCTTGGAAAGATAGCAACAAAAATACGAGAGGTTAAAAAGGAGAAAACACCACTGGAGCGGCAACTGGATACGTTGGGACGCTTGCTTGGTGTGCTGTTCTTAATTGTTTCAGCCGTGGTCTTTGCAATGGGCGTTTTCCTTCAGGGAGCCTCCGTAACGGACATGCTACTCACCGCTATAAGTTTGGCAGTAGCAGCTATTCCAGAAGGATTACCGGCAGTAGTAACCATTGTTTTGGCTCTTGGTGTGGCAGATATGGCTGAAAGAAACGCAGTAGTACGAAACCTCCCAGCTGTGGAGACTCTAGGAGCGGTGACACACATTTGCACCGATAAAACGGGAACCTTGACGCAAAACAGGATGACCTTGGTAGGAGCATGGTTTTCCGATAAGTATGTAGAAGAGGAACAAGTCAGCCAGCAGGCACTGGAAGAGGAGCTCCTTCGTGCCATGATTCTCTGCAACGATGCCACAAACAGTGCTGGCGACCCCACAGAAATCGCATTAATAAGCTTCTTGGACGAAGGGCTCGTAGAAGATGTTAGAAACAAACTACCACGTGTGCATGAGATTCCGTTCACTTCAGAAACCAAACGCATGACCACAGTGCATCAAGTTGACGGCCGCTTCCTAGTGGTATCTAAAGGCGCCATTGAAGTGATTTTGTCATTGTGCAACAGCGAGCTCCTAGATGGTGAGGTCAAACCACTGCCAAAAGAAAGAAAGAGACTTATTTTACAACAATCTGAGGAGTTAGCTTCTCAGGGCTTGAGAATACTGGGGTTTGCTCAGAAAGTCATAGAAGGCTCCTTGCCCAAAGAAGACTCAGAAATAGAGAAGGATCTTACCTTCTTGGGATTTGTAGCTATGAAGGACCCACTTCGACCTGAAGTTAAAGATGCTGTGGACAAATGCCGTGAGGCAGGTATTAGACCAATAATGATTACTGGAGACCATCCAGTAACCGCATATGCCATTGCTAGGGAATTGGATTTCCCTGAAGGCAAAGTAATCACTTCTGCTGAACTTGCTACCATGAGTGATGAAGAGCTTCAGCAGACAGTGCAGGATATTAGCATATTTGCCAGGATTAATCCTTTGGACAAACTCAGAATTGTGGAAGCTTTGCAGAAGAGGGACGAAGTGGTAGCCATGACTGGAGACGGCGTTAACGACGCTCCCGCACTGAAGAAAGCGGATATTGGCGTAAGCATGGGTAAGTCAGGCACCGAGGTAGCGAAAGAGGCCAGTGACATGGTTCTCATGGATGATAACTTTGCCACTCTCGTAGATGCAGTATTTGAAGGGCGTACCATTTACGAAAACATGCGTAAGTTCATTGTTTACCTACTGTCCTGCAATGTAGGAGAAGTGCTTATCATGTTCACTGCCATTCTGCTTGGTTTTCCTCCTCCGCTTATACCACTACAACTACTTTGGTTGAACTTGGTCACTGATAGTTTCCCGGCATTAGCACTGGGGATGGAACCGGGGGAACCACACCTTATGCGTGCCAAGCCCAGAGGACATAAGGAACCTATACTTACAAGGTATCACTATGGGATTATTGCGGTGCAAAGTATTGCTATTACTGCAGCTACTCTGATCGGTTTTGTAATTGGCCTAAATAGGGTAGGCAGTGTGGAAGAAGCACGTACGATTGCTTACATGGTACTAGTTCTATCAGAACTTATAAGAGCTTTTTCTGCTCGCTCCTTCGAAGGTTATGTTTTCAAGATGGGGCTGTTCTCTAACCGGTTCTTGGCGTACTCTACGTTGATAGGCATTGCACTCATGCTTGTTACGGTTTACGTACCACCCATAGCTGCTGTTTTCAAAAACGTTCCACCCACATCGACAGAATTTGCTTACATCATTGTGTTGGCTCTGGTACCTTTTACCATCTCTGAGATTGCAAAGATATTTAGGAAGAACGAAATGGGGCTATGA
- a CDS encoding DUF969 domain-containing protein, translated as MIKLIGILIVVVGFVFRVDALLIVLIAGVITGLVSGLNFMEILSIMGKAFVDNRAMSLFVLTLPAIGLAEKHGLREQAAKLISSIKAATAGRIMSLYLALRVLIGALGLRLGGHAQFVRPLVAPMVTGAVQAKYGIEEIPEDLYEDLMGYSASSENYGNFYGQNIFVAASGLLLIQGVFKEAGIEVDLLTMSRYAIPVGIFAIIYGTLQYLMLDRKIQKYFSERKVNASG; from the coding sequence GTGATTAAGCTTATCGGTATCTTGATTGTTGTCGTAGGGTTCGTATTCAGAGTAGATGCCTTGCTCATTGTTCTAATTGCTGGTGTGATAACGGGTTTAGTATCTGGTCTCAACTTTATGGAGATTCTAAGTATTATGGGGAAAGCTTTTGTAGACAATCGTGCCATGTCTTTGTTCGTGCTGACGTTACCTGCTATAGGCTTGGCGGAGAAACATGGTTTAAGAGAGCAAGCTGCCAAGCTGATTAGCTCCATAAAGGCTGCTACTGCAGGAAGGATTATGTCTTTGTACTTGGCTCTTAGGGTTCTTATTGGAGCCTTGGGGCTGAGGTTAGGAGGACATGCTCAGTTTGTAAGACCTTTGGTGGCACCAATGGTCACGGGCGCTGTTCAGGCAAAGTATGGGATTGAAGAAATACCAGAAGATCTCTACGAAGATTTAATGGGTTATTCCGCTTCTTCTGAGAATTACGGAAACTTCTATGGTCAGAATATCTTTGTTGCTGCCAGTGGGTTACTTCTCATTCAAGGCGTTTTCAAAGAGGCTGGCATTGAAGTGGACCTTTTGACCATGTCAAGGTATGCCATACCAGTGGGTATCTTTGCCATCATCTATGGAACTCTGCAGTACCTTATGCTGGACCGAAAGATTCAGAAGTATTTTAGTGAAAGGAAGGTGAATGCAAGTGGCTAG
- a CDS encoding pyridoxal-phosphate-dependent aminotransferase family protein, with the protein MKELLLIPGPTPVSEEVLSALSKETIAHTDDRFASIMTSALDKTRKLFGAEKGFPFIIAGSGTLGMEMALTNILNEGENLLVLSHGFFGDRFVDIGKTLGVNVEVLKAPAGETVPLTSIESTLRKHHFHAITITHVDTSTGTLADVETIANMVHEVSPETIIVVDGVCATGGVEQKFDKWGIDVIFTGSQKALAVPPGLTLLAFSERAIEKRKSMAKVRTYYGDILRWMPVMEDPHKYFATPAVNMVYALEKSLSIITEFGLPAYYEKHTRMAAKVRAALTTVGFELVSKHPAPTLSVFKYPDGIEDAAFRSKLAVKGVIVASALAELQGKAFRMGHMGSVTEDELLVALKRMLEVCQELGVKVDKGQALNAFLEA; encoded by the coding sequence ATGAAAGAATTACTTTTGATTCCAGGTCCGACTCCGGTAAGTGAAGAGGTTCTTAGTGCACTGTCCAAGGAAACCATTGCTCATACTGATGACCGTTTTGCAAGCATCATGACAAGTGCTCTAGACAAAACAAGAAAACTATTCGGTGCCGAAAAAGGATTCCCTTTCATCATTGCAGGATCTGGTACCCTAGGTATGGAAATGGCTCTTACCAACATATTGAATGAAGGAGAAAACCTATTGGTCTTGTCTCATGGATTCTTTGGCGATCGTTTTGTTGACATTGGGAAAACTCTCGGTGTAAACGTGGAGGTTTTAAAAGCTCCTGCAGGCGAAACAGTGCCCTTGACTAGCATCGAGAGTACTCTTAGAAAACACCATTTCCACGCAATCACCATAACGCATGTGGACACTTCTACTGGAACATTAGCCGATGTGGAAACAATTGCCAACATGGTTCATGAGGTTAGCCCAGAAACCATCATCGTGGTGGATGGCGTTTGCGCCACCGGTGGAGTTGAACAGAAGTTTGATAAGTGGGGTATTGATGTCATTTTCACAGGATCGCAAAAAGCTTTAGCTGTACCTCCTGGTTTAACCTTACTTGCTTTCTCTGAGCGAGCCATTGAAAAAAGAAAATCTATGGCAAAAGTTAGAACCTACTACGGCGACATTCTCCGGTGGATGCCTGTCATGGAAGATCCACATAAGTACTTTGCCACGCCAGCAGTGAACATGGTTTACGCATTGGAGAAAAGTCTTAGCATCATTACAGAATTCGGGCTTCCGGCTTATTATGAAAAACACACTCGCATGGCGGCTAAAGTCAGAGCTGCTCTCACTACCGTGGGTTTTGAACTGGTTAGTAAACACCCAGCACCCACACTCTCAGTATTCAAGTACCCCGATGGCATAGAAGATGCTGCTTTTAGAAGTAAGCTTGCCGTTAAAGGAGTAATCGTGGCTTCAGCGTTAGCAGAACTTCAGGGCAAAGCGTTCCGTATGGGACACATGGGCAGCGTAACTGAAGATGAACTGCTTGTAGCTCTTAAGAGAATGTTGGAAGTATGTCAAGAACTAGGCGTTAAAGTGGATAAAGGTCAGGCGCTAAATGCCTTCCTGGAAGCATAA
- a CDS encoding IS110 family RNA-guided transposase — MAQVIFAGIDVSTSKLDIICIDENGNQLSPARSFPNNAEGANELINAVVSLAAKSNVSQLNLGLEATSIFSVPLRDFLMDAPQLKPFSVQVYEINPSLVAGFKKAFGSRLPKTDAIDAYIIAERLRFGHLTPYSHEASVTAPLRQLTRLRLHLVDLLVEEKNRALNLIFLRFSNYKQDNPFSNAFGKASVEVLKEFTPDEIAQISVEELAEFIQSHGKNRFANSEEIASALKQAARRAYRLNSKMQQVCEIALSLTLQNIEHLKRQIKSLDKVISRELKAIPQTLTTVKGLGEVSAAGIIAEIGDIKRFKNEASLAQYAGLTWTRYQSGDFDAEERRLTKSGNKYLRYYLVMAANSLRVHNEEYKAYYQTKYQEVQKHQHKRALVLTARKLVRLVFALLSKGQIYKGTVRS, encoded by the coding sequence TTGGCTCAGGTCATCTTCGCAGGCATCGATGTCAGCACCTCTAAGCTGGACATCATTTGCATCGATGAAAATGGTAATCAGCTTTCTCCCGCTAGGTCTTTCCCTAATAATGCCGAGGGCGCAAATGAGTTGATAAACGCTGTAGTTTCCCTAGCAGCTAAGTCCAATGTCTCCCAGCTTAATCTCGGATTAGAAGCTACTTCCATCTTCAGTGTCCCACTCCGAGATTTCCTTATGGATGCCCCTCAGTTAAAGCCTTTTTCGGTCCAGGTGTATGAAATTAACCCTTCTCTTGTGGCTGGCTTTAAAAAGGCTTTCGGCTCCAGACTTCCTAAAACCGATGCTATTGACGCTTATATAATCGCTGAAAGGTTACGCTTCGGACATCTTACACCCTACAGCCATGAGGCTTCTGTTACAGCACCTTTGCGCCAGCTTACAAGGCTCAGATTACACCTTGTCGACCTCCTCGTTGAGGAGAAAAATCGGGCTTTGAATCTCATCTTTTTGAGGTTTTCTAATTACAAACAGGACAACCCTTTCAGCAATGCCTTCGGCAAGGCTTCTGTTGAGGTCCTGAAAGAGTTTACTCCTGATGAGATAGCTCAAATATCCGTAGAAGAACTGGCGGAGTTTATTCAGTCCCACGGAAAAAACAGGTTCGCTAATTCTGAGGAAATCGCCAGTGCCTTAAAGCAAGCCGCAAGGCGCGCTTACCGCCTAAACTCTAAAATGCAGCAGGTCTGCGAGATAGCTCTTTCCCTTACTCTTCAAAACATTGAGCATCTCAAAAGGCAGATTAAAAGCCTTGATAAGGTCATTTCCAGAGAGCTTAAGGCTATTCCTCAAACTCTCACTACGGTTAAGGGTTTAGGCGAGGTGTCGGCTGCAGGAATAATCGCTGAAATAGGCGATATCAAGCGTTTCAAGAACGAAGCCTCTCTTGCTCAGTATGCCGGCCTCACCTGGACCCGTTATCAGTCGGGCGATTTTGACGCTGAAGAGCGTCGTTTGACAAAGAGCGGGAACAAATACCTCCGCTATTACTTGGTCATGGCCGCAAACTCGTTGCGGGTGCACAACGAGGAATACAAGGCCTATTACCAGACCAAGTATCAGGAGGTGCAAAAGCACCAGCATAAGAGGGCGCTGGTATTGACTGCCCGCAAACTGGTTAGGCTGGTCTTTGCGCTGCTGAGCAAAGGCCAAATCTACAAGGGGACGGTGAGGAGTTAA
- the pcp gene encoding pyroglutamyl-peptidase I, whose amino-acid sequence MSRILLTGFEPFGGEKVNPSELAVKQLEGKTIAGLEVVAGVLPVVTVKCIDEAVKLIEKYEPVAVLNVGQAGGRVELSIEKVAINVKDYRIPDNEGNQIRYAPVVEGGPDAYFATIPVEKIADSLVEKVIPASVSYTAGTYCCNEVFYGVSHYLRNNKPGVLNGFIHIPFILEQAAGAKPPRASMPLEVIVKGLEIAVEVVAEGLEK is encoded by the coding sequence ATGTCGAGGATTTTACTGACAGGCTTCGAGCCTTTTGGTGGAGAAAAAGTAAATCCTTCCGAGCTTGCTGTAAAGCAGCTGGAAGGCAAGACCATTGCTGGGCTAGAAGTGGTAGCAGGAGTTTTACCAGTGGTCACAGTTAAATGTATTGACGAGGCGGTAAAACTAATTGAGAAGTATGAACCTGTGGCTGTACTAAACGTGGGGCAAGCGGGTGGACGTGTAGAACTGAGCATAGAGAAGGTAGCTATAAATGTTAAAGACTACCGCATACCCGATAATGAGGGCAACCAAATTCGTTATGCACCTGTGGTGGAAGGTGGACCAGATGCCTACTTTGCTACCATACCCGTAGAGAAGATTGCTGACTCACTAGTGGAAAAGGTAATTCCTGCTTCTGTTTCTTATACGGCTGGGACATACTGCTGTAACGAGGTATTCTATGGTGTCTCACATTACTTGAGAAATAATAAGCCCGGGGTTTTGAACGGTTTTATTCACATCCCGTTCATATTAGAGCAGGCAGCAGGTGCAAAACCACCCAGGGCGAGCATGCCTCTGGAGGTCATTGTGAAGGGGCTAGAAATAGCCGTGGAAGTCGTCGCAGAAGGATTAGAGAAATAA